The following proteins are co-located in the Pseudomonas sp. DY-1 genome:
- a CDS encoding energy transducer TonB, which produces MITEHRRRAYLDAMQVATWLPRTALPFAAPSNPELLALVPDVPHEDAPVPVADATPKAPAAEARPSAPSARARIEIPRPGSAPRPAVQPEPETAAEPETAPTKAETLPPPRFSLQLLRAGNCLLLVELPTGEPFQSRDPAYLLLKDLLRAAGLPDSPQILGEPVRWPLLSRGNMDQGPDAARDFIQGFVGVRMEEQGDCACLWLVGLPAVRFAGEADATAFNRELQVEGLGATWALPGLELLMDEPELKGALWQAMRRVMRRWKNTE; this is translated from the coding sequence TTGATCACAGAACACCGTCGTCGCGCGTATCTCGATGCCATGCAGGTAGCCACCTGGCTACCCCGCACGGCATTGCCCTTCGCCGCACCTTCCAATCCCGAATTGCTGGCCCTGGTTCCGGATGTCCCCCACGAGGACGCACCGGTGCCGGTTGCTGACGCAACGCCCAAAGCACCCGCAGCGGAAGCCCGCCCGTCGGCGCCCTCCGCGCGCGCCAGGATCGAGATTCCCCGTCCTGGCAGCGCCCCGCGACCGGCCGTACAGCCCGAACCCGAAACGGCTGCCGAACCGGAAACCGCGCCGACCAAGGCGGAAACGCTTCCGCCGCCGCGCTTCTCGCTGCAGCTTCTGCGCGCTGGCAACTGCCTGCTGCTGGTGGAGCTGCCAACTGGCGAGCCGTTCCAGAGCCGAGACCCGGCCTACCTGCTGCTGAAAGACCTGTTGCGCGCTGCCGGCCTGCCGGACAGCCCGCAGATCCTCGGCGAGCCGGTGCGCTGGCCGTTGCTCAGCCGCGGCAACATGGACCAGGGCCCCGATGCCGCACGCGACTTCATCCAGGGCTTCGTTGGCGTGCGCATGGAAGAGCAGGGCGATTGCGCCTGTCTCTGGCTCGTGGGCCTGCCGGCGGTGCGATTTGCCGGTGAGGCCGACGCCACTGCCTTCAACCGAGAACTCCAGGTTGAAGGCCTGGGCGCCACCTGGGCACTGCCTGGCCTGGAACTGTTGATGGACGA
- a CDS encoding DUF6160 family protein, which translates to MRPAPLLFGMLLASQAQAMEALDDSTMASVSGQGGISLEASSKGWSASNVSYTQDGRSLNLRDVSNRAATGTTGTSQSTIDVQGGQLEVQHSSTPQVLAVNNIEMDGSSKSFGSFRAFYTLGATLKLKGGGASGVSGIAVNDSRLSLSDVTFYYRDNGFDLIVKGLSFDTYLNNAYLDIVSGGSGQEVKLNLGDARFIGTVGGISLDLAHGDPTVSPVTPGAPDLRDPNASRSFGKLNMDLRLGGSLSVASGGASGDGIRVRPDLNIGSSLFQYQDEGILRAENFSGTLRSLGGLTIDLAQDAGSSYAQVAFQDLKLNATLGGLIIGNPINQKLGSLAIDLNFADDGAKQNWLKLRPGGDPNSGAKGLTADVSWNMANSSVSLTDNGNSMWFSGLRTNGTGQLTLDLTKSCAGGVSTGCYAGTQSDMGKGNYNGHFDGLRLGLSNIKGGYSFDGLRVGSADAPLQGGTELLVLMEIFPAYDFTLNGQITLLPGGGSGDGVRYNADFVFSDARAAITVDETGKGLWLAGTTYDMHFRDGSVDVSNNGIELRKGTYWSKLEVSDLRWGDRATGTSLGRLVLKRFELGSTLAVSSGGAGALCVGGSGPNAGACSASGGRWEDRGNEGVSVKLKNVFVRDTAIDSTTNGVATDEKRNQIVWETNRVNGAAGTGSQLVVDNFSTSDGNPSDPNANTYGFNADLNLDVAPTKVCTKNGGNCTPVSPDPLGFAVNGRIHFKEINVDRLQHVHPTGGAVTSMYGIKVQNADISANLTATPIN; encoded by the coding sequence ATGCGCCCAGCCCCCTTGCTGTTCGGCATGCTCCTCGCTTCCCAGGCCCAGGCCATGGAAGCGCTGGACGACTCCACCATGGCTTCGGTCAGCGGCCAGGGCGGTATCAGCCTGGAGGCTTCCAGCAAGGGCTGGTCGGCCAGCAACGTCAGCTACACACAGGACGGCCGCAGCCTGAACCTGCGGGATGTGAGTAATCGCGCCGCCACCGGCACCACCGGCACCTCACAGTCGACCATCGATGTGCAGGGCGGCCAGTTGGAGGTCCAGCACAGCTCCACGCCGCAGGTGCTGGCAGTGAACAACATCGAGATGGATGGCAGCAGCAAGAGCTTTGGCTCGTTCCGAGCCTTCTATACCTTGGGCGCCACCTTGAAGCTCAAGGGAGGCGGGGCCAGCGGCGTAAGCGGCATCGCGGTGAACGACAGCCGGCTGTCCCTTAGCGATGTGACCTTCTACTACCGCGACAACGGCTTCGACCTCATTGTCAAAGGCCTGTCCTTCGACACCTACCTGAACAACGCCTACCTGGACATCGTCAGCGGTGGCAGTGGTCAGGAGGTCAAGCTCAACCTCGGTGACGCGCGCTTCATCGGCACTGTCGGCGGTATCAGTCTCGACCTCGCCCACGGCGATCCCACGGTCTCCCCCGTGACGCCCGGCGCGCCGGACCTGCGGGACCCCAACGCCAGCCGCAGCTTCGGCAAGCTGAACATGGACCTGCGCCTGGGCGGCAGCCTCAGCGTCGCAAGTGGCGGTGCGAGCGGCGATGGCATCCGCGTCCGCCCGGACCTGAATATCGGTAGCAGCCTGTTCCAGTATCAGGACGAAGGCATCCTTCGCGCCGAGAACTTCTCCGGCACCCTGCGCAGCCTCGGAGGCCTGACCATCGACTTGGCCCAGGACGCAGGCAGCAGTTATGCACAGGTGGCCTTCCAGGACCTCAAGCTCAACGCCACCCTGGGCGGCTTGATCATCGGCAACCCGATCAACCAGAAACTGGGCAGCCTGGCCATCGACCTCAACTTCGCCGACGACGGCGCCAAGCAGAACTGGCTCAAGCTACGTCCGGGCGGCGACCCCAACTCCGGGGCGAAGGGCCTGACTGCCGATGTCAGCTGGAACATGGCCAACAGCTCGGTTTCCCTCACCGATAACGGCAACAGCATGTGGTTCAGCGGCCTGCGCACCAACGGCACCGGCCAGCTCACCCTGGACCTGACCAAGAGTTGCGCGGGCGGGGTCAGCACCGGTTGCTACGCCGGCACCCAGAGCGACATGGGCAAGGGCAACTACAACGGTCATTTCGACGGCCTACGCCTGGGGCTTTCCAACATCAAGGGCGGTTACAGCTTCGACGGCCTGCGCGTTGGCTCGGCCGATGCGCCGTTGCAGGGCGGCACCGAACTGCTGGTGCTGATGGAGATCTTCCCGGCCTACGACTTCACCCTGAATGGCCAGATCACCCTGCTGCCGGGGGGGGGCAGTGGCGACGGTGTGCGTTACAACGCCGACTTCGTCTTCAGCGATGCCCGTGCCGCCATCACGGTGGATGAAACCGGCAAAGGCCTGTGGCTGGCCGGCACCACCTACGACATGCACTTTCGCGATGGCTCGGTGGACGTGAGCAACAACGGCATCGAACTGCGCAAGGGTACCTACTGGTCGAAGCTGGAGGTCAGCGACCTGCGCTGGGGGGATCGTGCCACCGGCACCAGCCTTGGCAGGTTGGTACTGAAGCGCTTTGAGCTGGGCTCCACGCTGGCGGTGAGCTCCGGTGGTGCGGGCGCCCTATGCGTCGGCGGCAGCGGCCCCAATGCCGGTGCCTGCTCGGCCAGCGGCGGGCGCTGGGAGGATCGGGGCAATGAAGGTGTGTCGGTGAAATTGAAGAACGTCTTCGTCCGTGACACCGCGATCGACAGCACCACCAATGGCGTGGCCACCGACGAGAAGCGTAACCAGATCGTCTGGGAAACCAATCGCGTCAACGGCGCCGCCGGCACCGGCAGCCAGCTGGTTGTGGATAACTTCTCCACCTCGGATGGCAACCCCAGTGACCCGAACGCCAACACCTACGGCTTCAACGCCGACCTCAACCTGGACGTGGCGCCCACCAAGGTGTGCACGAAGAACGGCGGCAACTGCACCCCGGTTTCCCCGGACCCGCTGGGCTTCGCGGTGAACGGCCGCATCCACTTCAAGGAAATCAACGTCGACCGCCTGCAACACGTCCACCCAACCGGCGGCGCCGTCACCTCCATGTATGGCATCAAGGTGCAGAACGCCGACATCAGCGCCAACCTGACAGCGACGCCGATCAATTGA
- a CDS encoding 2-isopropylmalate synthase — protein sequence MSSQDRVIIFDTTLRDGEQSPGASMTKEEKLRIAKALERMRVDVIEAGFAIASPGDFEAVKAIADSIKDSTVCSLSRAVDADIDRAAEALAGANSARIHTFIATSPIHMQYKLRMQPDQVVEQAIRAVTRARNLCEDVEFSCEDAGRSEIDFLCRIIEAAIDAGARTINIPDTVGYAIPHQYAETMRQLLQRIPNADKAVFSVHCHNDLGLAVANSLAAVAVGARQVECTINGLGERAGNAALEEIVMAIKTRQDVLGVYTNIDTPHILSTSRMVSGITGFPVQPNKAIVGANAFAHESGIHQDGVLKHRETYEIMSAQSVGWHTNKMVLGKHSGRNAFRTRLDELGIQLGSEADLNAAFTRFKELADKKHEIFDEDLQALVSDTLGEEAPEHFKLVYLEVASKTGEVPQAKLVLSIDGVEQGASADGSGPVDATFKAIESLATSESSLQLYSVNAITQGTDSQGEVTVRLEKAGRIVNGNGADTDIVVASAKAYLNALNLMQAGVRKAHPQVADV from the coding sequence ATGAGCAGCCAAGATCGCGTCATCATCTTCGATACCACCCTGCGGGACGGCGAGCAGAGCCCCGGCGCTTCCATGACCAAGGAAGAAAAGCTGCGAATCGCCAAGGCCCTGGAGCGCATGCGGGTGGACGTGATCGAGGCCGGCTTCGCCATCGCCAGCCCCGGCGACTTCGAGGCGGTAAAGGCCATTGCCGACAGCATCAAGGACAGCACCGTGTGCAGCCTGTCGCGGGCAGTGGATGCCGATATCGACCGCGCCGCCGAAGCCCTGGCCGGCGCCAACTCCGCGCGCATCCACACCTTCATTGCCACCAGCCCCATCCACATGCAGTACAAGCTGCGCATGCAGCCGGACCAGGTGGTGGAGCAGGCCATTCGGGCGGTGACGCGTGCACGCAACCTCTGCGAAGACGTGGAATTCTCCTGCGAAGACGCCGGCCGCTCGGAAATCGATTTCCTCTGTCGCATCATCGAAGCCGCCATCGATGCCGGTGCTCGCACCATCAACATCCCCGACACTGTTGGCTACGCCATTCCGCACCAGTACGCGGAAACCATGCGCCAGCTGCTGCAGCGCATCCCCAATGCCGACAAAGCGGTGTTCTCGGTGCATTGCCACAACGACCTGGGGCTGGCCGTGGCCAACTCCCTGGCTGCCGTTGCAGTGGGCGCCCGCCAGGTGGAATGCACCATCAACGGCCTGGGCGAGCGCGCCGGCAATGCCGCGCTGGAAGAGATCGTGATGGCCATCAAGACCCGCCAGGACGTGCTCGGTGTCTACACCAACATCGACACACCGCACATCCTCAGCACGTCGCGCATGGTCTCCGGAATCACCGGTTTCCCGGTTCAGCCGAACAAGGCCATCGTCGGTGCCAACGCATTCGCCCACGAGTCCGGTATTCACCAGGACGGCGTGCTCAAGCACCGCGAAACCTACGAGATCATGTCCGCCCAGTCCGTCGGTTGGCACACCAACAAGATGGTGCTGGGCAAGCACTCCGGGCGTAACGCGTTCCGCACCCGCTTGGACGAGCTCGGCATCCAGCTGGGCAGCGAGGCCGACCTGAATGCCGCCTTCACCCGCTTCAAGGAGCTGGCGGACAAGAAGCACGAGATATTCGACGAAGACCTGCAGGCGCTGGTATCCGACACCTTGGGCGAGGAAGCCCCGGAGCACTTCAAACTGGTCTACCTGGAGGTCGCCTCCAAGACTGGAGAAGTGCCCCAGGCCAAGCTGGTGCTGTCCATCGACGGCGTGGAGCAAGGCGCGAGCGCCGACGGTTCCGGTCCGGTGGATGCCACCTTCAAGGCCATCGAAAGCCTGGCGACGTCCGAGTCGAGCCTGCAGCTCTATTCGGTCAACGCCATCACCCAGGGGACCGATTCCCAGGGTGAAGTCACCGTCCGCCTGGAAAAAGCCGGACGAATCGTCAACGGAAACGGTGCGGATACCGATATAGTTGTCGCCTCCGCAAAGGCCTACCTCAACGCGCTGAACCTGATGCAGGCCGGCGTGCGCAAGGCTCACCCACAGGTTGCTGACGTTTGA